The DNA segment CTGCAGTATTAGTAGGCTATCATCAAGCCGTTGAACAGGAAGTCAACGTGGAGGAAGTTAAGAGGAGGGGTTGGGAAATAGGTAGGAGACCTACTGGTGGTGGGACAATTATAATGGGACCTTTTCAACTTGGTTGGGAAATTTACGCAGAATCTTCCATTATAGGTAACCCAGAGGAGGCGATAAGAAAAGGTGCTGAAGGAGTAATCGTTACTTTGAAGAAGTTAGGGCTTAACGCTAATTTTAGACCTAAAAACGACGTAGAGATTAACGGTAGGAAAATTTCCGGCATAGGAGCTTTCTCAATAGGCAAATATGTTTCCGTAACTGGAACAATATTATTGGACTTCAACGTTAATGACATGGTTTCTACCTTAAAGTTAAGTTCCGAAAAATTAAAGGATAAAATAGCTAAGGATTATAAGGAGAGAGTAACGTGGATTAATAGGGAGAGGAGCCCTATTGATATGGAGGAACTAATTTCAACGGCTAAAGAAGGTTTCGAAGAGGCATTAAAAGTTAAACTTATTGATGGAAAGTACACAGATAAGGAGATTGAGGATATTAATACCTTATCTTTAAAGTATTCCTCTCCAGAATGGATTTTTAACACTAGAATTCCACTAAAAGGTGATATAAAATATGCCGAGGAAAAGTTCCCTGGAGGATTAGTTAAAGTTCAAGCTAAAGTTCAAGGAAAGGTTATTGAGGCAATTTTGATTACTGGAGACTTTTTCGTTGAACCTAAAAGGGCAATTTATGATTTAGAGGCTAGGTTAAAATGGTCTTTGGTGGACGATATAGAGAAGGAAGTAAGAGATTGGTACTCTCAAGTTAAAATTATTGGGATAAAACCGGAAGACTTAATTAAAGTGATAAAGGAGGCTGTAAGCAAGTGAGGCCAATCTACTTTTACGCGCCGTCCTTAAAAAGATACGAAAACGAATATTTTACGTCTAGATCGGGTTGGAAGGCAATTTCGGTAACTGGAACTTATTGTGCGTTTAGTTGTAAGCATTGTAATAGGAGAGTCTTAGAAAC comes from the Acidianus infernus genome and includes:
- a CDS encoding lipoate--protein ligase; its protein translation is MDSFRFLIERNSQAKILAGEEALLESVASGGEPTLRFVIFDPTAVLVGYHQAVEQEVNVEEVKRRGWEIGRRPTGGGTIIMGPFQLGWEIYAESSIIGNPEEAIRKGAEGVIVTLKKLGLNANFRPKNDVEINGRKISGIGAFSIGKYVSVTGTILLDFNVNDMVSTLKLSSEKLKDKIAKDYKERVTWINRERSPIDMEELISTAKEGFEEALKVKLIDGKYTDKEIEDINTLSLKYSSPEWIFNTRIPLKGDIKYAEEKFPGGLVKVQAKVQGKVIEAILITGDFFVEPKRAIYDLEARLKWSLVDDIEKEVRDWYSQVKIIGIKPEDLIKVIKEAVSK